The DNA sequence CTTGTACTCCCCAAGCGAGAACACCTTATCGTAGACCAAGTAGGGTAGCACGGCGTTGACGTCCAGCTCGCTCAGGAGTTTCTGCCTGTGCTGTTTGAGGATCTTAGCGGCCCACCACTTCTTCTGCTTGGCGCACGGCCTCCTGGCGGACCTCTGCTGATGATGATATTGCGTCTTGCGCTTCCTCGTAAACCACTTCTTCTTCCCGTTGCCAAACATCCTCAAGTTGAGTAGGCCCTCCAGTATCTCTTCAACAGCCTTCTCAGCACACTTCCCAAAGGAAGGGAGGTGCATATTTCATGCCGGAGAAGCCACCATGCCACCTCGTTTCACAGAAGcacacgttgttgttgttgtccgaGTGAGGACGAGACAATCTGGACAGTAGCTGACTTCTAGCTGGGTACTTACCAATACTAAGAAGATTATCAGACTCTTAAATACACCGATGCAAACGGCTAACAGACTGAGCAGACATACACAACGTAATTCACAATCCTCAGACCTGTCTTTGTTATTGATGGTAATGTAGCTCAAGGGATGTTCTACATCTTAACTGACAGGAGCCCAATTTGCGTTCAAGCAGAAAGCATatccaaattttatttatttacttatttttgctttttggtcGTGAGAGAAAACTGTAAAGCGGCTTTTTCgataaatgaataaagcaacaaatgtgtttgtgtgtgtgtgtgtttttagtttCACTGTTTTGTTAAATTTGTATCAGCCATGGTTATGAAAACTTGAACTACACTCAAATTCTGAATTTTAACCCTATAAATGCTTGTAGAGGGCAAATGTTTTGCAAAGGTAGAGAAGCATTACATCACTTTTTGCTTCAAATCGTcacgcaactttttttttctttttacgagcATCGCAACTAATTATCAGTATGTCAATAATTAGCAGTTATTATCATTGTAGTTGTACTTCTTGTGCAGTGTCCgaatttaataaataataacaattacaTCAGAGTTGGAACAGCCTGAAATGTGCTTTTGCACTTTAATTTTGAGTGTGACTCCAAATCCAGACCTCCATGGgtcaaataaatgtaatttcCATTGATCATTattgtgtgattttattttcagaacATTCAGCTATGAAAAGAACACAATATTTAATTcgaatatttcattcattccgaTCTAGTTATTTTAGTGTTCCCTTTTTTTGAGCAGTTGTACTTATTGCTATAAAGACTGAGAACACAGCAGAAATGACCAATACAAAACCATTGGCACTGTTATTTGGGAGCCTGCTTGTTGATCAAAAACGTAGATTACATTTCATTCAGACGATGAAATACTGAACAATAAAAGACCTTTTTAACTGACCCTGAATCAGaggatttcatttaaaaattctCAAAGTGGTGCATGAACAATGCCTGATCCCTCTTGTTCATGTGCTGACAGGCTTTCTCCACATTTTTAGTCAGTCCCGGTGGTCCACAGCTGAACACGCCAATCTTGGACACCTACAGTTCATAACACGTATTCACACATACGGTATTCTATTGCGGCAACGAAATAGGTTCACTCCTGCGCTCCTGACCTTTGGATGAACTTCCTGCAGCGAGCTGAAAAAGGACACGAAAGGAGGCCGGCCAAAATGGGTTACAGACCTCAGGCCGGTGAACAGGCTGCGACTCCGTATTTTCTGGAAGTGACGCTCGCATATGTACTgctcacacattaaaaaaaaaaaaaaaaaaaaacaagaaatactATCCTCATATCCAAACCAAATTTGTATTGaatatgcaaacgccacacaggaagccatTTGTCGATTGCAAAAATTGTATGTTAACTCACCAGCATGGTGGTGCGCAGGTCAAACTTCTGGGCCACCTGCGTGATATAAGTGTGAACGGACACCAGCTCTAGTGAGTCCATCTCCTCCACCTCCCTGATGATATCTGACACCCACTCAAACTGACGCTGCGTCCGTGTCACCCAAATGAAGTACACCTGAAAAACATGTTACGAATTGGAAGTACCGGAGGCGGTAGAAAGTCATACTGTAAGTGTGCAAGTCATAAGTCTCATGACTTAAACTTTGGAACCCTCAAATTAAATtataacttatttatttatagagGATGAAAAAATATGACCGAGTTGAGACTGAACAAATTTgaaaactcaaaaaaaaaatccaacgtcCATTTCTTCTGCATTTTTAAGCAAACAAGAAATAAATTCATCTGCATTATAAAACTATCAGACGGAttacacaaatgttttggtcttaGAGGTTAGCCTCAGACTAAAATAAGGAAAAATGAACCCTGAATTAATGTGACAGACAGTTTATCTACTTCAATTAGAGTTAATGTACAAAACAGTTTGACGTCTTAAGTGTtcacaaatgcacaaaattctaccaaacaagTTTAGTGTAAACATAAATCAGGAAATCAGATTACAACAATGGAAAGAAATCTGTGGCTTTATCACTTAAACTTTTCTTGTTTCAAGAAGCAATGATATGTAAACATGTGGACTGCATCTGTTAAGCACTGATCTTATCTAGACACTACATAAATATGATGTGGATTTAAATTGGATTGTTTGGATCTACTGAGAGTCTTGTTCTAAAATCGGTGACTCCAGTTTGACCCGCACGACTCGCGTTCCACAACTTTCGTAAGCACGTCCACAAGGACGTATTGAATGATGAATCCATATTATTAGAGAGAGGCATACCTTTTGACACTGAATCCTTGACCTGATGGAGGACTTGAACACCAGATCCTTGAGGATGGAGGCAAATGGAGTGACACCAATGCCTCCTCCCACCAAAACAGACACCTCAAAATCAGTCCATTCCTGATGTCCCTCTCCAAACGGGCCATCCAGATACAGCTGCAGTAAAGGGAGCAGTGCAAAGCGCTCAAGGTTATGTTGGAGAAACATGTTGATTTTTAAGTCAGTGATGAAATTTAGACTCGAAACAAATGTGACAGAGCTCTGTTTCGCAAGCATATTATGAAGAAGAAATCCAACTCCCATACacacgtgaaaaaaataaaataaagccagAACAGAAAATCTACTGATCTCAAgacatttcccacagcacttgTTCGAAGACTGTAGGGATTTTTAGAAGGACTTTAGAAAGAAAAGATATTGTTTTGAAGACCAAATTCCAAAAGTAAGAAAGAGGTACTTATGTCTTACCTTTGGATAGGCTCCAAGCTCAATCAGACTTTCCTCACTGTAGAGCTCTCTGAGCTGGCTAGTCCAAGGCCCCACAGCCCTGATGTGCAGACTGAGGGTCTCCTCGTGAGGGGCTGATGTCAGCGTGAACGGGTGGTACTCATCTGTGCCCAACCTCAGGCACGCAATGCGGACCCACTGGCCGGAACGATATACAAAGCCATGTGGTCGCTTGAACTCCAGATGAGTTACGCCTGCGAGGGGTGAGTTTAGTTCAGACACAATTGATTATTGATGCAGTTTAATTGGAGTTCAGAGGCATAAGCCAACGAAGCAGCTGCTTGGAGCACCACTAGGGGGCGATTAGCAGTCAACAGAGCCAAGTGTTGTACAGTACCGGTAGTTCTTATTTTGGCAGTGGGTGGGTTAGTATTGAAAATGAGAagagtgtaaaataaaataatagtcTGTTCTCATTGGACAATGAGAACAgactattattttattttacactctctctctctctctctctctctctatatatatatatatatatatatataaaatagacTATTTATATAAAATTCAAGTTCAACAGTGAATCATCAATAATCaataaagagagaaagagagggtcCGAAACTCTTGCGTCACCAACGAAGGAAGTCAAATTGGCATTACATAACAGACTGAAGGTCACCTGAAGGCAGCAGCTCCGCTCTGATGACAGAAATCTCcacctttttcctgctcaggCTGATTAATTTGTCCAACAGGAAGAGCAGTGCGGGTGGGATGAGGAAGATGTAGAAACGTGGCTCTTGAAGCAGGCCAAAGCTCCCATGAATGATTGTCTAAACATGCCAGAATCACAACATCACACATGGAAATATGATTCAGCTCTTAAAAACTACTGACAAGAGGGACATCTTGTGCATTTAGCAGGTGGGAGATAAAATCGCTTACCAAAATATACACGAGGACATAAAGGTTATGAGTGATCCAGAAACCTTGGAAACTGATGCGGCGGAAATAGCGAGAGGCAAAAACGTAAATGAATGCCAAAGTGAACAGAAGCAGCACACCAGTGAGACCTGAGAACAACGTGGGCAAAGTATGGCATCATAGCACAAtgccacaagaaaaaaacattctgtgacATCAGAACCGACCACAAGAGAATACCTGGAACAGTTTGAAAGAACCACCATGACCACTTCAGAGGAAGTTCTGACCTATCATGGGAAAACGGACTAAATTAAAAACCAGTTTTCTCAATGATACTTGAGGATCCTGTCACCAATCCAAAGTGGAAAATAATTTAGCAGATACTCTGTCCATCACAATTTATGTATATAAATCTTAAGGGGCATCTGTATAATCTGAAAAGATGCTTCATAAATGaggtcattttattcatttttaaaaatacaccaTGACTAAACACATCTTAAAGGATAACATAAAAATGagtgggcgaaaaaaaaaaaaaagttcagttttatttatttattttttagctcATTGACGAACGACCTCgtccatatactgtatgttttaaaaattaatagtTGTCCTTGAGCAAAATGATCTGAATGAAATGACTGATTCTCAGCATTCACCCCATCAACTCATGGCGAAATGTGGGTGacaaaaagttaaaaacattACCCATTGTTAGTCAAAACCTTTGGGAACAAACAAGCCAGGATGTTGAGATCACTGATGGAGAAGATGTAGATGTTGATCACATGACCCAAGCTGTGTgcaactacaaaaaaataaacaaacaaaaaacaaccataaaaaagtatatttagtGCAACGTAAATATACAGGTCATAACATCGTAAACACAACTTACTGAATTTACTTTTGAACATCAATTAATTTTAATGATATGAGTATTTGCATGAGTGGCAGATTTGATCAttcaaacaacaagaaaaaatatatactgtataaagctATGTTTGGGAATAGCTACGCTCTGTCAATGAGGATCGCCTTTGTACTAAACCTTTTGAAAGTAGGACTCAAAGCATGGctgtttcatcattttccaaataataataaaaatggtgGCATAAAAAATTGCtgtatacacatacacagagaaagagagagagagagagattttcctTACATTATTGGTCAAagtatatgaaaataaaatgattttatacTGACGAAAAGTTGGGAATATTCGGCTTTGGGGTGACATTTTATGATGAACCTAAAATTTACTTTCCAGGTGACCTTAACTTGACTTTCTTTGAACTTTGTATGCACATGTCTATCTGTTCAATATTATAGTACTTTTACTAGAATTTGATGTTGTCTAACACGGTCAGGCAAAAGTCAGATAGTCTGAACTTTTTGTGCGTCATGTACTGTAGATCATCCAGTTTACTGCCCGGCAACCTGTGAGTGCGATGGCAGTCACGGCCATGGAGCGATGAAGGTCGATGGCGGAATCAAAGGGAATGTATCTGTTGAGGAAGGTCTCTCTGCACATTGTGATGAGGTTGCGACACACGGTGAGGAGCATGTAGGGAAACAGAAACGAAATGGCAGCCGCTGAGCCACGGGAAACTACCACGCCCACTACTGAAGTCTCAGGCATGCCTGTTGATGTGGCCTGCAAACTGTAGTCTGAGGAGCACATTTGGAATGACTTAGAACTCACGATACATTAGCAGCACAGAATATCTGATTAATCCTTACAGTAACATCTCTCCAGCGCCACGCCGGCTGTTATGCCGTAAACCACGATGACGCAGACAATATGCCGTCGGTGGTTCTCAATGAATCGTTTGAAGTGTTGGATCTTCTGCCGGACGGGGCTTCTTACGTAGTAGTCACGCTTGGGCTTCACGTACACTGTGGGAGTATTGAGGCCAAGCCTGTATAGAATCGCATGAATTACTATCAccaccgtttgtttgtttttttcaataattcgAAATACAGTAGTGCCTTGAGACATATACAAAGGAATTAACTAcattacaccatcagcgacacaTCGATATTTATTAGATGTTTATATCcctatttatttttcatattctcATAATTGAGTGAACAACTGACGctgatgttagcattaagctcgcGGACTATCTATTTGTTTAAACACACAAGGAGAATTGTTCACTTCTACGAAACTGCTACTTATTGTCGAGTGAGTCGttttgagttcactgccacaatGAAGTGGAAAAAATAGGCTGAATGGTGGCTCAGGTCTCCAAAACCTGAGAAGCTcagcaacatacagtatatctcaaggcaccactgtactatTTGTCGTTGGTTATCGATAAGAAAATGAGCACACACTTTTTCCGTCTGCGGATATCCTGTCCATCTGTATTGTCGCAGCTGTAATCAACAATAAAAATCATGTGATGGGAATGGAATCATACAGTTGAGGCATGGTGCAGTATGCAAGGTCTTGTTTATAAGGACATGGCTGGTGGTCATGCACGACGAATGCTTCCCCTTCAGGTCATGagagtgtcaaaatattcaaacCAGCTATGTACGTTTTCTGAATTGCCGTCGCTTACCTTCTCGTTTGGCAGATGAAAGAAACTCTCTGGTCTCGATTCAACAATTTCTTTCCTTGATTTTCCACCCCTGCATTGACAACACAATCGGTTAATCAATCATCATGAGGTTTGAAGAttgaagaaaaagcaaaacaaaaccttcAACCTTTGACGCTGAGCTGGGCAAACTGCAGCTCCTTGTCATGGTCCCGCAGGAGGAAATGGAAGTCTTCCCAcgtgatgttttctttgttaTCAATCCCCGCTGCCTGCATCATGGCTCTGATGGCGTCATCCATCTGACACTTTGACAACGCTCCGTTGGAGATTTCAATAAATGACCTTAAAGTGAAGCCAACAACTAAATATTATCTGAAGAGGATTACTTTTGTaagattaaataaaatacaaaccttAACATCCTGGAAAAGTCTTCTTTTGATAAAAAACCAGTTCCGCTGATGTCATTCATGGTGAACATCAGCTTGGACTTTTCCTCAGAGGTTCCTGTGCAAACATGGATGCTCTCTCACACTAGAACCTTAGGTACGATGCCAAATCCACAATGCGAATCGGAATGAGTGCATACTCTTGGTGGAGTTTAGAATTGCACTGTGACATGTTGGGAGTTTTTCCAGTCCTTTGTAATATTTTGGCGACTTACCCCAGCATGTGAGGACAAACAATGTTGCTGTTGCCGGAAACCTCATATGTTCAAATATGGTCAAGTTCATGTTTTTTCACAAATCGATGCTATTGGTCTGTACCCACACCATCTGTTATTTTTACACAATATTAACTGAATAAGAGTGATGAAAAATAGCTTTAAAAATCTATTAAACAATTTGGAAACATGAAGTTTTCTAATTATTATTAACTTGTGTCTGAATTGTCATATAATGCATTTTCCTCACTTTGTGGGACTTGATGTTGCCTCAAGATTACAtgtaatacatctttatttctaAAGCACTttgacaacagctgcagctgtaacaaagcgctttacagaggatttaataaaaaatacaattcatttaGGCCTGTTGCACTCTTTGGCAAGCTACTTGTAATTATTGTATTACTTATGGCTCTGGGACTTCTGACAAAGCATTTGGAAAGATGGTGTAACAACAACTACCGGTATTTGCTTTTGTGACGTACGATTGGCTCGTGAAGGAGGTCAGAGTGAGCACAGACTTTGATGTGGACGATTGTTTTAATaaatgaagaagaaagaagaaagaaaagagagtaTTTTTGCGGGGGGAACATATTAAAATGAACATGATTTTGCGGTTGTGTTGATATTGGAGTTCAATCATACATAATGCATATGATATGATTTTTAAGATTCCACCCAAGAGTGGCAGTATGTTCGAAAGCCTTATTATCTttgtaaacaaaatgtttttaaccGTTTGATCGCATTATCAAAATACTGGTGGATAATACTCAGTTTGCTGGGAATGTTTCAGTGCCATGTGGTTTACCTTTCATAAGAATGACAACGACATCAAGAAACTCCTGAAAGCAGAGGTAACCATTGCCGTCTTTGTCAGCCAGTGTGAACATGGAGTTCACAAATAAGGAGTCAGGTTTGAGACCCAGTGCATCTGCAAACTCTGTAGCTGTCAACTCGCATTGCAGAACCTCTTTGGCTTTTTTACAGGAAACACCACTCATGTCCCCGGCATCGCACTTCTCGATTTCCAAAACCTGAGCCAAACAAGGAGAGTGCATCATTAAACCATCCCTTACAAAAAAGTTGTATCTGTTGAAATGTACGTTATAAAGTATACTTGAGTGTAAGTAGATGCAGTGTACTTTTTCATGCTTAATTGGAACAAATTAAGTTTTAAAAGTATACTATCTGTCCTTATACTTTTCAGTACAAGCCAAGTACCAGTATACTAAAGCAGACTTCTGTGAAGTTCATCAAAATATAATATGCACTTGTAGTATACTTGAATAAACTACTTTTTGCTAAGGgatacctagctagctagctaggtattTAGCTAAATAGATATCTGGTTATCTCGGTCGCGATCCAATTTACCTTGGAGAAAGCATGTCGGATGAATGTTTCCACAATCTGTGCCCTTTGCTCTCCTGTTAATGCCTCCCTCAGAAGCTCCT is a window from the Hippocampus zosterae strain Florida chromosome 3, ASM2543408v3, whole genome shotgun sequence genome containing:
- the duox gene encoding dual oxidase 1 is translated as MDLRKRVWSACEVLGLLLIVDSRCEITWEVPRFDGWYNSLGCPKRGAVGSHLVRLVPANFLDGVYQAENEPELPNPRSLSRAVSVGPSGLPSMRNHTVLSLFFGYHVAFEIMNSRTPGCPPEFMNIPVPKGDPVFDPNATGEVLLPFQRGPWDKDTGQSPGNPRTQVNLVTAWIDGSSIYGPSNSWSDSLRSFSNGLLASGLQKNMPRQATSHRLMWSAADPTTGDHGPEGLYELGNAWGNENVFTAAEGIIWFRYHNYLAYKLREEHPQWSDEELFQNARKTVVATFQNIALYEWLPAYLGDRTLPPYPGYQKFVDPAISPEFETAAMRLGITMAPPGVYMRNRTCHFRKIINTDGSLSSALRLCNSFWKRQAVNVNTRRDVDDLIMGMASQIAEEIDHIVVEDLRDFMYGPLKFTRTDLVALTVQRGRDFGLRSYTEIRKALDLPPVKTFEDISLHINRSNPQLLREVAHIYGGDISKLELFPGGLLESMGGPGPVFSAIILDQFERIRNGDRFWFENKQNDLFSDDDIQRIRNVTFHDILVAVTNAENSDLQSNVFFWNSGDPCPQPTQLKSSMLHPCTDATKLNYFDGSRVGFGICIIILFLFPLVSYFMACMVAYHRTSRYRKFQKRGNPIGRVESNVSGFAASEWQNHKKPLYPVAVEVTEEKKLQIWDRSGAALRCLNLDTQHYIDVLISNDRHQKAVLLKVPKEYDLVLFFDDESKRAAFLKCLHKEVTAKRHAVKLSKMSEKELLREALTGEQRAQIVETFIRHAFSKVLEIEKCDAGDMSGVSCKKAKEVLQCELTATEFADALGLKPDSLFVNSMFTLADKDGNGYLCFQEFLDVVVILMKGTSEEKSKLMFTMNDISGTGFLSKEDFSRMLRSFIEISNGALSKCQMDDAIRAMMQAAGIDNKENITWEDFHFLLRDHDKELQFAQLSVKGVENQGKKLLNRDQRVSFICQTRSCDNTDGQDIRRRKKLGLNTPTVYVKPKRDYYVRSPVRQKIQHFKRFIENHRRHIVCVIVVYGITAGVALERCYYYSLQATSTGMPETSVVGVVVSRGSAAAISFLFPYMLLTVCRNLITMCRETFLNRYIPFDSAIDLHRSMAVTAIALTVAHSLGHVINIYIFSISDLNILACLFPKVLTNNGSELPLKWSWWFFQTVPGLTGVLLLFTLAFIYVFASRYFRRISFQGFWITHNLYVLVYILTIIHGSFGLLQEPRFYIFLIPPALLFLLDKLISLSRKKVEISVIRAELLPSGVTHLEFKRPHGFVYRSGQWVRIACLRLGTDEYHPFTLTSAPHEETLSLHIRAVGPWTSQLRELYSEESLIELGAYPKLYLDGPFGEGHQEWTDFEVSVLVGGGIGVTPFASILKDLVFKSSIRSRIQCQKVYFIWVTRTQRQFEWVSDIIREVEEMDSLELVSVHTYITQVAQKFDLRTTMLYICERHFQKIRSRSLFTGLRSVTHFGRPPFVSFFSSLQEVHPKVSKIGVFSCGPPGLTKNVEKACQHMNKRDQALFMHHFENF